Proteins encoded by one window of Rutidosis leptorrhynchoides isolate AG116_Rl617_1_P2 chromosome 7, CSIRO_AGI_Rlap_v1, whole genome shotgun sequence:
- the LOC139858078 gene encoding uncharacterized protein isoform X2: protein MVSDSDLISRLHEYLDTADLTTTTTATVRRQLEQDFEIDLTDKKAFIREQVDLYLENKQQEEVQKQELEEEIEAELEEEIEAELEEAETDDEIEDSNSKSGGSRKKGSKKEDKEVKKKGGGFTKLCSLSPQLQQLTGVAELARTEVVKQLWSYIREHNLQDPANKRNIRCDGPFRELFGVDTIDMFQMNKALTKHIWPLNSDASPASAVPKEKKPKKEREEDSDEPKRKEKRQKSAGGSSGILALIPLSDALVKFLGTGENALARSDVVKRIWDYIKQNNLQDPSDKRRILCDEKLKELFDVETFVGFSVAKLLATHFIKAER from the exons ATGGTATCGGATTCAGACCTAATCAGCCGGTTGCATGAGTACTTAGACACGGCTGATCTCACCACTACCACCACCGCCACCGTTCGCCGGCAGCTAGAACAAGATTTTGAAATCGATTTAACCGATAAAAAAGCATTTATTCGCGAACAGGTCGATCTGTATCTCGAAAATAAACAACAAGAAGAGGTACAAAAACAGGAACTTGAAGAAGAAATTGAAGCAGAACTTGAAGAAGAAATTGAAGCAGAACTTGAAGAAGCAGAAACTGATGATGAAATTGAAGATAGTAATAGCAAAAGTGGCGGGAGCAGAAAAAAAGG GTCTAAAAAGGAGGACAAAGAGGTGAAGAAAAAAGGGGGTGGATTTACCAAATTGTGTAGTCTTTCTCCACAACTTCAGCAGTTAACAGGGGTAGCTGAATTAGCCAGAACAGAG GTTGTTAAACAACTTTGGAGCTACATAAGAGAACACAATCTGCAAGATCCAGCTAATAAAAGGAACATACGTTGTGATGGACCATTTCGTGAACTTTTTGGTGTGGATACTATTGACATGTTTCAAATGAATAAGGCCCTTACAAAGCATATATGGCCTTTGAATTCCGATG CTTCACCAGCTAGTGCAGTACCAAAGGAAAAGAAACCAAAGAAGGAACGGGAAGAAG ATTCAGATGAGCCAAAACGAAAGGAGAAACGGCAGAAAAGTGCTGGTGGTTCTTCGGGTATTCTTGCTCTGATTCCACTTTCAGATGCTTTGGTTAAGTTTCTTGGAACGGGCGAAAACGCGTTGGCACGTTCAGATGTTGTGAAGAGAATCTGGGACTACATTAAACAAAATAACCTTCAG GATCCATCTGACAAAAGAAGAATTTTGTGTGATGAGAAGCTGAAAGAGCTCTTTGACGTCGAAACATTCGTAGGATTTAGCGTTGCAAAACTTTTAGCTACTCATTTCATTAAGGCAGAAAGGTGA
- the LOC139858078 gene encoding uncharacterized protein isoform X1, with protein MVSDSDLISRLHEYLDTADLTTTTTATVRRQLEQDFEIDLTDKKAFIREQVDLYLENKQQEEVQKQELEEEIEAELEEEIEAELEEAETDDEIEDSNSKSGGSRKKGSKKEDKEVKKKGGGFTKLCSLSPQLQQLTGVAELARTEVVKQLWSYIREHNLQDPANKRNIRCDGPFRELFGVDTIDMFQMNKALTKHIWPLNSDGASPASAVPKEKKPKKEREEDSDEPKRKEKRQKSAGGSSGILALIPLSDALVKFLGTGENALARSDVVKRIWDYIKQNNLQDPSDKRRILCDEKLKELFDVETFVGFSVAKLLATHFIKAER; from the exons ATGGTATCGGATTCAGACCTAATCAGCCGGTTGCATGAGTACTTAGACACGGCTGATCTCACCACTACCACCACCGCCACCGTTCGCCGGCAGCTAGAACAAGATTTTGAAATCGATTTAACCGATAAAAAAGCATTTATTCGCGAACAGGTCGATCTGTATCTCGAAAATAAACAACAAGAAGAGGTACAAAAACAGGAACTTGAAGAAGAAATTGAAGCAGAACTTGAAGAAGAAATTGAAGCAGAACTTGAAGAAGCAGAAACTGATGATGAAATTGAAGATAGTAATAGCAAAAGTGGCGGGAGCAGAAAAAAAGG GTCTAAAAAGGAGGACAAAGAGGTGAAGAAAAAAGGGGGTGGATTTACCAAATTGTGTAGTCTTTCTCCACAACTTCAGCAGTTAACAGGGGTAGCTGAATTAGCCAGAACAGAG GTTGTTAAACAACTTTGGAGCTACATAAGAGAACACAATCTGCAAGATCCAGCTAATAAAAGGAACATACGTTGTGATGGACCATTTCGTGAACTTTTTGGTGTGGATACTATTGACATGTTTCAAATGAATAAGGCCCTTACAAAGCATATATGGCCTTTGAATTCCGATGGTG CTTCACCAGCTAGTGCAGTACCAAAGGAAAAGAAACCAAAGAAGGAACGGGAAGAAG ATTCAGATGAGCCAAAACGAAAGGAGAAACGGCAGAAAAGTGCTGGTGGTTCTTCGGGTATTCTTGCTCTGATTCCACTTTCAGATGCTTTGGTTAAGTTTCTTGGAACGGGCGAAAACGCGTTGGCACGTTCAGATGTTGTGAAGAGAATCTGGGACTACATTAAACAAAATAACCTTCAG GATCCATCTGACAAAAGAAGAATTTTGTGTGATGAGAAGCTGAAAGAGCTCTTTGACGTCGAAACATTCGTAGGATTTAGCGTTGCAAAACTTTTAGCTACTCATTTCATTAAGGCAGAAAGGTGA